From the genome of Candidatus Desulfarcum epimagneticum:
GCGCCTGGGGTTTGAAAGCGTCCGAATGTCGGTTTTTCTTTTAAGCGAGCTGGAAAAAAAACTGGAGGAGGCGCGGGTTTCGGCCCGGATGATTCCCATGGAGGGCATGGCGGAGTCCCTTCGCGTGATCAAATCCGAAGATGAGATTGAAAAGATCAAAAAATCCCTGGCCTGCGCCGAGGCCGCCTTTCCAAAAACCCGGGCGCTTCTTTCCCCCGGGACTTCGGAACAGGAGGCGGCCTGGCTCATGGAAAAGGCCATGCGGGAAAGCGGCGCGGACTCCCTGTCTTTTCCCGTGATCGCGGCCGCCGGGGCGAACAGCGCTCTGCCCCACGCCATTCCCGGCCGGGAAAAAATCGGAAAAGGCCGGCCCCTGCTTTTCGACTGGGGCGCCCGGGTGGACGGGTATTGCAGCGACATTTCCCGGACGGTTTTCATGTCCGGCGCCGACGATCTGTTCAAACGGGTTTATCGGACCGTGTATGAGGCCCAGCGGCGGGCCGTGTCCGCCATACGCCCCGGCGTCAGCGGCCGGGAGGTGGACGCCGCGGCCCGGGGTTTCATCGAGGACTCCGAATTCAAGGGCCGGTTCGGTCACGGCCTGGGCCACGGGGTGGGTCTCGCCGTTCATGAGGAGCCCCGGATCAGCCCCTTAAAAGATGTGATTTTAGAGCCGGGCATGGTGTTCACCGTGGAGCCGGGCATTTATATCCCCGGCCGGGGCGGGGTTCGGATTGAAAACATGGCGCGGGTCACCGAAGACGGCGTCGAAGAGCTGAACAGGCTTGAAGTGGAGGCGTGTTAAAACATGGCGGCCGCGCCTTTGATGGACGCGCTTTTGGACCGCCACCTGGGCCATTTGATGGCGGAAAAGGGCCTGTCTTCCAACACCCTGGCCGCTTACGCCTCGGATATTTCCGGGTACCTGGATTTTTTGGAGCGAAACGGGGTTGAGCGTCTCTCCGAACAGGACGCGCCCCTGATTCTGCGCCGTTTGATCGATCTGAAAAAGAGCGGGCTCACGGCCCGGTCCCGGGCCAGGAGCCTGGTGGCCATCCGGGGGTTTTACCGTTTTTTAACCCGGGAAAAAATACTTGAAAAAGACCCCTCCCGCATGATTGATCTGCCCAGGGCCGGTTTGAAGCTTCCCCATTCCCTGTCCCGAAAGGAGGTCCTGGCCCTTCTGAACGCGGGCGGCTCCCCGTCTTGCGCCGAGATGAGGAACTCGGCCATGCTCCATCTCCTTTACGCCGCCGGGCTCAGGGTTTCCGAGCTGGTGAATCTGGACGTTCATCATGTCAATCTGGAGGCGGGCTTTGTGAGGGTCATGGGAAAAGGGTCCCGGGAAAGAATCGTGCCCATCGGCCTGGCCGCAAAAGAAAAGATTATGGCCTACATGGAGGAGGGAAGGCCCGGGCTTTTGAAAAACGTCCAGAGCCGCTGCCTGTTCCCGGCCCGGCGGGGACGGCCCATGACCCGGCAGGGTTTTTGGAAGATGTTTAAAAAACGCGCCCGGAAAGCCGGGATCAGCAAAGAGGCGTCCCCCCACACCCTGAGGCATTCCTTCGCCACCCATCTTCTGGACGGGGGGGCCGATTTGAGGGCGGTCCAGGCCATGCTCGGGCATGTGGACATCTCCACCACCCAGATTTACACCCATGTGGCCCGGGACCGGCTCAAAGAAATCCACCGGCGCCACCATCCCCGGGGATGAAAACCCGGGGGATAAAAAAAGGGCGCCTCAGCCGCGCCGTTTTCCCGGCCGCTTTTTGCGGACCCGGTTTTTTTTAAAAAGGCCGTCGGCCAGGCAGATCACAAAGAAGGGGAACAGGACCACCGCCTCAATGACAAAGCCGGCGGTCATGGCCGCGACCATGAACGGGCGCCTCACAAGACAAAGAA
Proteins encoded in this window:
- a CDS encoding conserved hypothetical protein (Evidence 4 : Unknown function but conserved in other organisms) is translated as MIEKRIESIREKIAKKGLDGLMVSVEENRRYLSGFTGEDGQFDETAGVLFITPDRLLLATDSRYGLQAENEAPLFEVLEYPKGLAREFPEIVKKLGAGRLGFESVRMSVFLLSELEKKLEEARVSARMIPMEGMAESLRVIKSEDEIEKIKKSLACAEAAFPKTRALLSPGTSEQEAAWLMEKAMRESGADSLSFPVIAAAGANSALPHAIPGREKIGKGRPLLFDWGARVDGYCSDISRTVFMSGADDLFKRVYRTVYEAQRRAVSAIRPGVSGREVDAAARGFIEDSEFKGRFGHGLGHGVGLAVHEEPRISPLKDVILEPGMVFTVEPGIYIPGRGGVRIENMARVTEDGVEELNRLEVEAC
- the xerD gene encoding Tyrosine recombinase XerD, with translation MAAAPLMDALLDRHLGHLMAEKGLSSNTLAAYASDISGYLDFLERNGVERLSEQDAPLILRRLIDLKKSGLTARSRARSLVAIRGFYRFLTREKILEKDPSRMIDLPRAGLKLPHSLSRKEVLALLNAGGSPSCAEMRNSAMLHLLYAAGLRVSELVNLDVHHVNLEAGFVRVMGKGSRERIVPIGLAAKEKIMAYMEEGRPGLLKNVQSRCLFPARRGRPMTRQGFWKMFKKRARKAGISKEASPHTLRHSFATHLLDGGADLRAVQAMLGHVDISTTQIYTHVARDRLKEIHRRHHPRG
- a CDS encoding hypothetical protein (Evidence 5 : Unknown function) produces the protein MVAAMTAGFVIEAVVLFPFFVICLADGLFKKNRVRKKRPGKRRG